The following are encoded together in the Malaya genurostris strain Urasoe2022 chromosome 3, Malgen_1.1, whole genome shotgun sequence genome:
- the LOC131434568 gene encoding probable glutamine--tRNA ligase isoform X2, whose amino-acid sequence MYCPVQWEYGRLNLNYTVVSKRKIGKLIAEGIVKDWDDPRLFTLTALRRRGFPAEAINNFCARMGVTGAQSSIDPSALEASVRDILNITARRALVVLEPLKITITNFQYDAPVEIVVPNFPSDPNKGVHKIWLHNVLYIERSDFTEFPEKGYRRLTSHQSVGLRYAGLVIFVTDILRDSFGNVVELICKCERGETTEKPKAFIQWVSKPTEIEVRIYERLFYHKNPEDTNEIPEGFVSDCNLESLRIVSAYGDASIKNAKVYDKFQFERIGYFSVDPDSNDDRLIFNKTVGLKEDSRKA is encoded by the coding sequence GTATCGTCAAGGATTGGGATGACCCGAGACTATTTACATTGACTGCTTTGCGACGGCGAGGCTTTCCGGCTGAAGCTATCAATAATTTTTGTGCGCGAATGGGCGTAACCGGAGCACAGAGCTCGATTGATCCATCTGCGTTAGAAGCAAGCGTACGTGATATTTTGAACATTACGGCTCGAAGGGCATTAGTAGTATTGGAACCGCTAAAAATTACTATCACAAATTTCCAGTACGATGCACCAGTTGAAATAGTCGTTCCGAATTTCCCAAGCGATCCTAATAAAGGAGTTCATAAAATTTGGTTGCATAATGTTTTATACATAGAACGTTCAGATTTTACTGAATTTCCTGAGAAGGGATATCGCCGTTTGACTAGTCATCAATCCGTTGGATTACGTTACGCAGGACTTGTTATTTTCGTAACCGATATTTTGAGAGATTCGTTCGGAAACGTGGTTGAACTTATTTGCAAGTGTGAACGCGGTGAAACCACGGAGAAACCAAAAGCATTCATACAATGGGTGTCGAAGCCAACGGAGATCGAAGTGCGGATTTATGAAAgactattttatcataaaaaccCCGAGGATACCAATGAGATACCCGAGGGATTCGTAAGTGACTGCAACTTAGAGTCTTTGAGAATTGTGAGTGCATATGGTGATGCTTCAATTAAAAATGCTAAAGTGTATGATAAATTTCAATTCGAAAGAATCGGATACTTCTCGGTTGATCCAGATAGCAACGACGATCGACtgattttcaataaaactgtaggATTAAAAGAAGATTCTAGAAAAGCATGA